In the bacterium BMS3Abin11 genome, CGTAAAACTGGATGGGAACCCTGTAGGCGAAGGTAAACCTGGCCCGCATTACCATCAGATTATTAAACTTTATGATGAGTTTAAACTGAGGTTCAGAAATGGTGAGGTTTCGTGATTTAATAACTTGTCTGAATTTGTTTTGAAATTCTTAGGTCCGCAGAGATACGCAGAAGTTTTTGTTCTATCAATATTTCCTCTGCGTCCTTGCAGTTAGCAAACATTTTGGTGGAATCATTATGACAGATGAAAAAGACAAAGAACCAGGGAACCTTTCTTTTCCCTGCACCATCGGTATCAAGGCGATGGGGCGTCAGGCAGACGATTTTGAAGATAAAGTCAAAGAAATTGTGGCCAGTCATACCGAGGCGGGTGCTATCGTTGAAGTGAGGTGCAGAGAAAGTAATAGTGGTAATTTTCATTCGGTTACCTGTGAGGTCCGGCTGCATAGCAGGGAGCAGATGGAAGCGATCTATCAAACCATGCATGATCATCCCGATATATTAATAACATTGTGATTGTTTAGAAAGAATCGATGGCTATCAGTGATACATCTACGCGACTGATAGTCCGCCAATTTGATGCCCCACAGAACTACCTGGTCAGCTGGCAATGGATGAAGGAATTTACTCGTAGCCGGACGAAAGAATCAGGCGATGAAATCTGGCTGCTTGAACATGAACCGGTGTTTACACAGGGGATCAGGGAGAGGGCAGAAGATATTATTGACAGTGGTGATATCCCTGTCGTGAAAAGCGACCGCGGGGGCCTGGTCACCTACCACGGGCCGGGCCAGATGGTTGCATACGTTTTGCTGGATCTGCGTAGATCAGGAACAGGTCTTAAAGTATTGGTAAATACTCTGGAGCAGGTAGGCATTGACGTTTTGTTGGCTCAGGGTATTGATGCGGCGCGAAAAAAAAATGCGCCGGGTATCTACGTTGATGGCCGCAAGATTGCTTCACTCGGCCTGCGTGTCATGCACGGTTGTACCTATCATGGACTGAGTCTCAATGTGGACATGGATCTATCACCTTTTGATCGTATCGTTCCATGTGGCCTCAGTGGGATACAAATGACCGATATGAAGGAGCTAGGAGTTAACACCAGTCTCAATCAAATAGGCAGAGACTTTGTGCAGGAGTTGTCGAATGCTCTGGGATATAATCCTGAATTTATAGGACTACCCGTATAATGGCGTCATATGACAGAGAGAAAAAAAGTGACCAGCAAACAAACGGGTAGTTTGATGGCGCCTTTGCCGGCAGGAGCCGAGAAGGGTCAGGCGAAGACTGCGCGCATTCCGGTAAAAATTGAGCCAACAAAAGAATTTCTTCGTAAGCCTGCCTGGATTCGTGTAAAGGCCCCCGTTACGCCCGAGGTTGTTCGTTTGAAAAAGGCCCTGCGCCAACAGAGCCTGCATACCGTTTGCGAAGAGGCAAATTGCCCCAATCTCGGCGAGTGTTTCAGCAAAGGCACGGCTACCTTTATGATACTCGGTAATGTCTGTACCCGGCGCTGCCCATTTTGTGATGTGGCGCACGGCAGGCCTGATCCTGTCGATATAAATGAGCCGCAAAGCCTGGCCAGGACTATCGCCTCAATGAAGTTGCGCCACGTGGTTATTACCTCGGTAGATCGTGATGACCTCAGAGATGGTGGATCCGGCCACTATGTAGACTGTATTGAAGCAATACGGGATAAATCACCAGAAACCCGGGTTGAAGTACTGGTACCGGATTTTCGTGGCCGGATGGAAATAGCACTGGATATTTTATCAAAATCCCCACCCGACGTAATGAACCATAATCTGGAGACAGTGCCGAGACTGTATCGGCAGGTCAGACCTGGGGCAGATTACGCCTGGTCACTGAAATTGTTAAAAGAATT is a window encoding:
- the lipB gene encoding octanoyltransferase, encoding MAISDTSTRLIVRQFDAPQNYLVSWQWMKEFTRSRTKESGDEIWLLEHEPVFTQGIRERAEDIIDSGDIPVVKSDRGGLVTYHGPGQMVAYVLLDLRRSGTGLKVLVNTLEQVGIDVLLAQGIDAARKKNAPGIYVDGRKIASLGLRVMHGCTYHGLSLNVDMDLSPFDRIVPCGLSGIQMTDMKELGVNTSLNQIGRDFVQELSNALGYNPEFIGLPV
- the lipA gene encoding lipoyl synthase; protein product: MTERKKVTSKQTGSLMAPLPAGAEKGQAKTARIPVKIEPTKEFLRKPAWIRVKAPVTPEVVRLKKALRQQSLHTVCEEANCPNLGECFSKGTATFMILGNVCTRRCPFCDVAHGRPDPVDINEPQSLARTIASMKLRHVVITSVDRDDLRDGGSGHYVDCIEAIRDKSPETRVEVLVPDFRGRMEIALDILSKSPPDVMNHNLETVPRLYRQVRPGADYAWSLKLLKEFRLAHPSVPTKSGLMLGVGEIFDEVVEVMRDLRAHGCDMLTIGQYLQPSRYHLPVSRYVDPAEFEQYRELGEEMGFSNVASGPLVRSSYHADLQADGVSVT